The Clostridium beijerinckii genomic sequence CCACAAGCAAAGAAAGATATGTTACAAGGAATTCAGGATGCTACAAAAGCTAAATAATATTAGATAAGATTTATTCATGAGGGGATTAATACCTCCTCATGAATTTTGTATAAATATTTTAAATTATAAGATAGCGCTAAATATTATTAGGAAAGGAGTAAGTGTATGAGCAAGAAATCACGAGATATTAAAGATTTTTGGATTTTTGTCGGACCAGCATTATTTGCTATGACAATGGTTGTAATAATTCCGTTTATAATAGGTATATATTATACATTTACAAATTGGAATGGTGCTAATCCTCATTATGATTTTGTTGGAATAAAAAATTATACAGGAATCTTTAAAGATGTACAATTTATATATTCTCTAAAGATAACAGTATTATATACAATTGCGAGTGTAATAACTATAAATATAATAGGGTTTGGACTAGCATATATAGTAACTAGAAAATTAAAAACTAGTAGTTTCTTAAGAACCGGATTCTTTATGCCAAACTTAATAGGAGGATTAATTTTAGGTTTTATATGGCAATTTATGTTTAATTCAGTATTTACAGGAGTTGGTAAAGCATTGGGAAGTGCAACACTTTCAACATCACTTTTACAAGCTCCAACTACGGCAATGCTAGCAATGTTGATAGTTTCGACATGGCAATATGCTGGATATATAATGGTTATTTATGTGGCAGCCCTTGAAAATGTTCCAACTGACTTAATAGAAGCAGCGCATATTGATGGAGCTAATGGGTGGCATACATTTAAAAATATAACAATACCTATGGTTAGACAAGCAGTCACAATTTGCTTATTCTTAACTTTAGCAAATTCATTTAAGTTATTTGATTTAAATTTTTCACTTACACCAATGAAAACTACTGAAATGTTAGCATTAAATATTTACAATGAAGCTTTTATTGTGAACAATATGGGAATAGGACAAGCAAAAGCTATTATATTCTTTGTACTAGTAACTACTATTTCTTTAACTCAAGTTTACTTTAATAAGAAAAAGGAGGTAGAGGTATAATGGAGCCAAGTAAAGTTGTTAATAATATAGAAAAAGTTAAAGCAAATAAAAAGCTGAAGACACTAGATAGTTATACTGGTAGATTAAAACTATTAGAAGTATTTTCATGGTTACTATTGATAGCATATATGACACCATTTTACTTGATGCTTATAAATTCATTTAAGACAAGAAGAGAGATCTTTTCAAACACAACTGGTCTTCCTGACACATGGAATTTTCAGAATTATTTAGATGCTATGAAAAAAATGAGTGTAATAAGTTCATTTACAAATTCTATGATAATAACTATAGGAAGTGTGGTACTAATAATTCTTTTTTCATCAATGGCTTCATGGATGTTAGTAAGGGATCAGTCAAGAAAGAGTAAGATAATATTTTATATATTTACTTCAGGGATGATCGTTCCATTTCAAGCAGTAATGATACCACTTGTAAAATGGATGGCAAAAATTCAATTCGGACCATTTCAAATGCTAGGAACACACTATGGACTCATATTCATGTACATAGGGTTTGGCGTTAGTATGAGCATATTTTTATATCATGGCTTTATTAAAGGAGTTCCAAAAGAAGTTGAAGAAGCCGCAACCATAGATGGATGCAGCAAATGGCAAACATATGTGAAAATTATATTACCATTATTGAAGCCAATTACTGTTACAGTCGCAGTTTTAAATAGTATATGGATATGGAATGACTTCTTACTTCCGTTTTTAACTATAAATGGAAGAATAAATACTATACCATTAGCCATGAACAATTTCTTCGGAGCATTCTCAAAGCAATGGGAATTAGCAATGGCAGCGTTAATTTTAGCAATAATTCCAATAATCATATTCTATTTCTTTGTTCAAAAGCATATTATTGCAGGTATTGTTCAAGGATCTATAAAATAGTTATTAATAAAGAGTTGAGAATAACTTAAAGGTATAGAGGTATCTTAGGTAAGGTTTTTTAATCAAAGTTCAACTTTTGCTAGTTAAAGTATTTACTGAAAGTAAGACAATATAATTTAAATTTTAATTAGGAAACCTAAAAAATTAAAATGCTTTTGAGATAACCTTTTAGTCTTTAGCTACTATATTTTATTAGTTCAATTTAATATGATTTCTCATGCAAGCGGTTGCTTAAGGCATAAGAAGAATAGAGATTGGTTATAAAAATAAATTTTAAACAAAAGGTGGAAATTAGGAGGAAGATATGAATAGAAGTAGTGGTATAATAATGCACATTGCTTCTCTGCCAGGAAAGTATGGAATAGGGACATTTGGTAAAGAAGCATATAAGTTTGGAGATTTTCTAAAAAAGGCTGGTCAGAAATATTGGCAGATATTACCGGTTGGGCCTACAAGTTTTGGAGATTCACCATATCAATCTTTCTCGGCATTTGCTGGGAATCCATATTTTATAGATTTTGATATTTTAAGACAGGATGGACTTTTAGATGCAAGTGATTATTATTCAGTGAACTTTGGAGAAAATTCAGAGGATATAGATTATGGTTTGATTTTTAAAGAAAAATTAAGAGTATTAAGAATAGCATATGAAAAATTTAAATTAAATCAAGATGAAGATTTAATTAAATTTCAAGAGGCTGAATCCTATTGGCTTGATGATTATGCATTATATATGTCAGTAAAAAAACATTTTGATTTAAAGAGCTGGCACGAATGGGATGAGGACATTAGGTTAAGAGAAACAGAAGCAATAGATAGGTATAAAAGCTTATTAGAAGATGAAATAGGGCTTTGGAAGTTTTTGCAGTATGAGTTCCATAAACAATGGAGAAATCTAAAAGCCTATGTTAATAATTTGGGAATTGAAATAATAGGAGACATGCCTATATATGTAGCAGAGGACAGTGCTGATGTATGGGGAAATCCC encodes the following:
- a CDS encoding carbohydrate ABC transporter permease → MSKKSRDIKDFWIFVGPALFAMTMVVIIPFIIGIYYTFTNWNGANPHYDFVGIKNYTGIFKDVQFIYSLKITVLYTIASVITINIIGFGLAYIVTRKLKTSSFLRTGFFMPNLIGGLILGFIWQFMFNSVFTGVGKALGSATLSTSLLQAPTTAMLAMLIVSTWQYAGYIMVIYVAALENVPTDLIEAAHIDGANGWHTFKNITIPMVRQAVTICLFLTLANSFKLFDLNFSLTPMKTTEMLALNIYNEAFIVNNMGIGQAKAIIFFVLVTTISLTQVYFNKKKEVEV
- a CDS encoding carbohydrate ABC transporter permease, with amino-acid sequence MEPSKVVNNIEKVKANKKLKTLDSYTGRLKLLEVFSWLLLIAYMTPFYLMLINSFKTRREIFSNTTGLPDTWNFQNYLDAMKKMSVISSFTNSMIITIGSVVLIILFSSMASWMLVRDQSRKSKIIFYIFTSGMIVPFQAVMIPLVKWMAKIQFGPFQMLGTHYGLIFMYIGFGVSMSIFLYHGFIKGVPKEVEEAATIDGCSKWQTYVKIILPLLKPITVTVAVLNSIWIWNDFLLPFLTINGRINTIPLAMNNFFGAFSKQWELAMAALILAIIPIIIFYFFVQKHIIAGIVQGSIK